A DNA window from Arachis hypogaea cultivar Tifrunner chromosome 18, arahy.Tifrunner.gnm2.J5K5, whole genome shotgun sequence contains the following coding sequences:
- the LOC140181504 gene encoding probable disease resistance protein At4g19530: MVAIFVNPAMRVIFFSSVMQTLLLSRDKILLIANDTSKEGEIELVNTSLLFVGGNLSLSQNDFLEKLKYLCLRRCRRLKQIPDLFEAPNLEILNAEGCYELNDFPSYLTRHKSLVKLVLYRCSSLETLGSKLEMSSLKELDLTCCTSMRKPPNFGECMKNLSVLSLAGTAIEELPTTVSCLVGLKKLYLQHCQRLTCLPDSIQKLKSLTILDLSFCPNVLQSLHSLSALTSLSTLRLSRCFVTSQESWSYNLTNLVSLTDLHLSQNNFVRVPINIHELPRLRHLNLDYCPHLKVLPELPSSLRELYAQDSESLDTWHSNVISKVCCGFAASANHDSDGILQMWVAQKQIGLTTGEEIPLWFVHQEQGNGVSVTLPRNETLALALCFRLCPMNSHNFLKLTRMLSVICNGEKFIKKDLTVMRETNHSQHFILCLTSDYFVDQFCQDYRFELVLPSYFEMKVESFGVRWVCKPDIQDLKKSGTETS, from the exons ATGGTTGCAATCTTTGTGAATCCAGCCATGCGAGTGATATTCTTCTCTTCCGT AATGCAGACTTTATTGTTATCTCGTGATAAAATCTTACTGATTGCGAATGATACAAGCAAGGAAGGAGAAATTGAGCTGGTGAATACTTCTTTGTTGTTCGTCGGTGGCAACCTATCACTTTCACAAAATGAT TTTCTGGAAAAGCTGAAGTACTTATGTCTGCGTCGTTGCCGTCGGCTGAAACAAATTCCAGATCTTTTTGAAGCTCCCAATCTTGAAATACTCAACGCTGAAGGTTGTTATGAACTGAATGATTTCCCCTCGTATCTCACACGCCACAAGAGCCTTGTTAAACTTGTTTTATATCGTTGCTCAAGTCTTGAAACTCTTGGGAGTAAATTGGAGATGAGTTCCCTTAAGGAACTTGATCTTACTTGCTGCACAAGTATGAGGAAACCTCCAAATTTTGGAGAATGCATGAAAAATTTATCAGTTCTTTCTTTGGCGGGCACAGCCATAGAAGAACTACCCACAACTGTTAGCTGTTTAGTTGGCCTAAAGAAGTTGTACTTACAGCATTGCCAAAGGCTTACTTGCCTTCCAGACAGCATTCAAAAGTTAAAATCCCTTACAATTTTGGATCTTTCTTTCTGCCCAAATGTACTTCAATCTTTGCATTCTCTATCTGCTCTGACATCATTGAGCACACTGAGATTATCGAGATGTTTTGTCACATCTCAAGAGTCATGGTCTTACAATCTTACCAACTTAGTGTCTTTGACGGATTTGCATTTATCACAGAACAATTTTGTAAGGGTTCCAATAAATATCCATGAACTCCCCAGGCTTAGACATCTGAATCTAGACTACTGCCCTCATCTAAAGGTTTTACCAGAGCTTCCGTCAAGCTTAAGAGAGTTATATGCACAAGATTCTGAATCACTGGATACATGGCATTCGAATGTGATATCAAAGGTGTGTTGTGGCTTTGCAGCGTCAGCTAACCATGATTCTGATGGGATCTTGCAAATGTGGGTTGCACAGAAGCAAATAGGGTTGACCACAGGGGAGGAAATTCCATTGTGGTTTGTCCATCAGGAACAGGGTAATGGAGTATCAGTCACATTGCCACGTAATGAAACTTTGGCACTTGCTCTCTGTTTCCGATTATGCCCAATGAATAGTCATAACTTTCTAAAACTTACTCGAATGTTGTCGGTGATTTGCAACGGTGAGAAATTCATCAAAAAGGATTTAACTGTGATGCGTGAAACTAATCATTCTCAGCATTTCATCCTTTGCTTGACCAGTGACTATTTTGTTGACCAATTCTGCCAAGACTATCGCTTCGAACTGGTACTTCCTAGTTATTTTGAAATGAAAGTAGAGAGTTTTGGGGTTCGTTGGGTGTGCAAGCCAGACATTCAAGATTTGAAGAAAAGTGGAACCGAAACATCATAA